From the Lepus europaeus isolate LE1 chromosome 12, mLepTim1.pri, whole genome shotgun sequence genome, one window contains:
- the TMEM141 gene encoding transmembrane protein 141, with the protein MVTLGLSRVDDAVAAKHPGLGEYAACQSGAFVKGVVTFLAGSGAAFGLQILLRRRFPYGFQWSVLLAAVAGSAVSYGVTRVESRRCRDLWLFLETGRLPSDPDTGGRS; encoded by the exons ATGGTGACCCTGGGCCTGTCCCGTGTGGACGACGCCGTGGCCGCCAAGCACCCG GGGCTCGGGGAGTACGCGGCGTGCCAGTCCGGCGCCTTCGTGAAGGGCGTGGTCACCTTCCTCGCAG GCTCGGGCGCCGCCTTCGGGCTGCAGATCCTGCTTCGGAGGAGGTTCCCGTACGGCTTCCAGTGGAGCGTGCTGCTGGCCGCGG tCGCAGGCTCGGCGGTCAGCTACGGGGTGACAAGAGTGGAGTCCCGGAGATGCCGCGACCTCTGGCTCTTCCTGGAGACAGGGCGGCTCCCCAGCGACCCGGACACAG gTGGGCGCAGCTAG
- the LCN8 gene encoding epididymal-specific lipocalin-8 — MEAALLSALLGVLVAPWLQVEPVLVDLDRHKIAGFWREVGVASDQSLALNAPKRVEGLFLTVNGSRLIVRAAFNNSGGCETERIVGSEAGIPGKFTFPGHREILVLDTDYERYAIMRLSLLWQGRDFSMIKYLTRTLESEDQVGFWRFRELTAHTGLYLFSRQGRCARLLKEHGGTALGPQSSVTTTNH; from the exons ATGGAGGCCGCGCTGCTGAGCGCCCTCCTGGGTGTCCTCGTGGCGCCCTGGCTGCAGGTGGAGCCTGTCCTCGTGGACCTGGACCGGCACAAG ATTGCAGGCTTCTGGCGGGAAGTTGGCGTGGCCTCCGACCAGAGCCTGGCGCTGAACGCCCCGAAGCGGGTGGAGGGCCTATTTCTCACCGTGAACGGGAGCCGCCTCATTGTGAGGGCGGCCTTCAACAa CTCAGGAGGCTGTGAGACAGAAAGGATAGTGGGCTCGGAAGCGGGCATTCCCGGGAAGTTCACATTTCCTG GCCACCGGGAGATCCTGGTGCTGGACACGGACTACGAGCGCTACGCCATCATGCGGCTGTCCCTGCTGTGGCAGGGGCGGGACTTCAGCATGATCAAGTACCTGA CTCGGACCCTGGAGAGCGAGGACCAGGTGGGCTTCTGGCGGTTCCGGGAGCTGACTGCTCACACCGGACTGTACCTGTTCTCCCGGCAGG GGAGGTGCGCCAGGCTGCTGAAGGAG CATGGGGGCACCGCCCTTGGTCCGCAGTCCTCTGTGACCACGACCAACCACTAA
- the CCDC183 gene encoding coiled-coil domain-containing protein 183: MKGLSDSDVEAQVQELKTITRLQEQCRALQVQGVKEKTAQNKATLALLRSSIRRGAQDLALANKYDQGTIAKACGKDVPSRLAHGRNTMEVAREKLRKYIFDRVNAHNVLIHLVRRRGQRLECMQLELARLRSQPDATKEELRLLQVIRQLENNIEKTMVKITTSQNIRLLYVDLLDHLKAVLAGYPVELDKLQNLVVDYCSELSDMTVMSQDAMMITDEVKRNMRQGEASFIEERRARENRLSQQKKLIDKIHTKETSEKLRRGQRDLDFPSNLMAMETQKVRRKETSMADIEYQSEVIALVDRVKSAVQCSHLWDIAGRFLSQNNTEENLGVQMQDCEGRRTQLEALMKKLELEEALLKFHQTPSSVSFNSIEKRLMDTLRAEEERLRLAHRSVAKSQKLLLTLQTGIDNLYIRLIGVALPAAQEEAAPPDTLDVYSKLAFCERKLTYLADKVQALSRTEEVDTKVREALESSTLKEKRNTRISFEDLEDMIDTFQFADMDHSYVPSRADIKKQAQGLIEAKFKSAKKKKK, translated from the exons ATGAAGGGACTCAGTGACTCTGACGTGGAGGCACAGGTCCAGGAGCTGAAGACCATCACGCGGCTCCAGG AGCAATGCCGggcgctgcaggtgcagggcgtgAAGGAGAAGACGGCCCAGAATAAGGCGACACTGGCGCTCCTGCGCAGCAGTATCCGCCGCggggcccaggacttggctcTGGCCAACAAG TACGACCAGGGCACCATCGCCAAGGCCTGCGGGAAGGACGTGCCCTCCAGGCTGGCGCACGGCCGCAACACCATGGAG GTGGCGCGCGAGAAGCTGCGCAAGTACATCTTCGACCGCGTGAACGCGCACAACGTGCTCATCCACCTGGTGCGGCGGCGCGGCCAGAGGCTGGAGTGCATGCAGCTGGAGCTGGCGCGCCTGCGCAGTCAGCCCGACGCCACCAAGGAGGAGCTGCGGCTGCTGCAG GTCATCCGCCAGCTGGAGAACAACATCGAGAAGACGATGGTCAAGATCACCACGAGCCAGAACATCCGCCTGCTGTACGTGGACCTGCTGGACCACCTGAAGGCG GTGCTGGCAGGGTACCCCGTGGAGCTAGATAAGCTGCAGAACCTGGTGGTGGACTACTGCTCGGAGCTGTCGGACATGACGGTCATGTCCCAGGACGCCATGATGATCACCGATGAGGTCAAG AGGAACATGAGGCAAGGGGAGGCCAGCTTCATCGAGGAGCGCAGGGCGCGGGAGAACCGGCTGAGCCAGCAGAAGAAGCTCATTGACAAGATTCACACCAAGGAGACCAGCGAGAAGCTCCGCCGG GGCCAGAGGGACTTGGACTTCCCATCCAACCTGATGGCCATGGAAACCCAGAAAG TGAGGAGAAAAGAGACCTCCATGGCCGACATAGAGTACCAGTCGGAGGTCATTGCGCTGGTGGACAGGGTGAAGTCGGCTGTGCAGTGCTCTCACCTCTGG GACATCGCGGGCCGGTTCCTGTCTCAGAACAACACCGAGGAGAACCTGGGGGTGCAGATGCAGGACTGCGAGGGGCGGCGGACGCAGCTGGAGGCCCTGATGAAGAAGCTGGAACTCGAGGAGGCCCTGCTCAAGTTCCACCAGACCCCCAGCTCCGTCAG CTTCAACTCCATCGAGAAGAGGTTGATGGACACGCTGAGGGCTGAGGAGGAGCGGCTGCGGCTGGCTCACAGGAGCgtggccaagagccagaagctgctGCTGACCCTCCAGACCGGCATCGACAACCTCTACATCCGGCTCATCGGCGTCGCCCTGCCAGCTGCACAG GAGGAAGCAGCACCCCCCGACACCCTGGACGTGTACTCCAAGCTGGCCTTCTGCGAGCGGAAGCTCACGTACCTAGCTGACAAAGTGCAGGCGCTGTCCAGGACTGAGGAG GTGGACACGAAGGTGAGGGAGGCGCTGGAGTCCTCGACCCTCAAGGAGAAGCGCAACACCCGGATCAGCTTTGAGGACCTGGAGGATATGATAG ACACCTTCCAGTTCGCGGACATGGACCACAGCTACGTGCCGTCGCGGGCCGACATCAAGAAGCAGGCGCAGGGGCTGATCGAAGCGAAGTTCAAGTCggccaagaagaagaagaagtag